Proteins found in one Lepisosteus oculatus isolate fLepOcu1 chromosome 22, fLepOcu1.hap2, whole genome shotgun sequence genomic segment:
- the LOC138224511 gene encoding G-protein coupled receptor 183-like, with protein MISLNLTVPLAVDFNDAADYFIFIANLLIATSAVLLAGSVVLGILCTKSLRAQNRFIFMLNTSISDTLSGFGNYYIGLFDVQEGYPSKNDTYYIVPSLLGVNILTIFFAQIDRFLAVFYPYFYSRYGTRTVVIEVCLFCWFYTYLTLTIQHVVTVEDAAKINAYGILAIQAVILAKVILNVKLYLIAKYQIAREPPGPERDGKKESLRLIIVVVVCFLALWTPDFYYVIVVQMTRSRYMFNNNASDPLHMMIRFTSASNPGLYIWGSPALREAVLKTVWGRVCPPLRRR; from the coding sequence ATGATTTCTCTGAACCTCACTGTGCCGTTAGCGGTGGACTTTAATGACGCTgcagattatttcatttttatagcaAATCTGCTAATTGCCACCAGTGCTGTTCTACTGGCTGGCTCGGTGGTGTTGGGTATTCTTTGCACAAAGTCACTTCGAGCTCAAAATAGGTTTATTTTCATGCTTAACACCAGCATAAGTGACACACTGTCTGGGTTTGGCAATTACTACatcggactgtttgatgtgcaggagggctatccgtccaaaAACGACACCTATTACATCGTGCCTTCGCTACTGGGAGTCAATATTCTGACCATCTTTTTTGCACAGATCGACCGATTCCTTGCTGTATTTTATCCCTATTTTTATAGTCGCTATGGAACTAGGACTGTAGTAATAGAAGTTTGccttttctgttggttttacacttATTTAACATTGACAATTCAGCACGTAGTTACTGTCGAAGATGCAGCAAAAATAAACGCATACGGTATTTTAGCGATCCAGGCAGTAATACTTGCGAAAGTGATATTGAACGTGAAACTGTACCTCATcgctaaataccagattgctcgCGAGCCGCCGGGTCCAGAGAGAGACGGCAAGAAAGAGTCCCTGAGACTCATCATCGTGGTGGTAGTCTGCTTCCTGGCGCTCTGGACTCCTGATTTTTACTACGTTATCGTGGTTCAGATGACCAGATCTAGATACATGTTTAACAACAACGCCAGCGACCCTCTTCACATGATGATAAGATTCACTTCAGCTAGTAACCCAGGGCTGTACATCTGGGGGAGCCCCGCTCTCAGGGAGGCTGTGCTGAAGACGGTGTGGGGGAGAGTCTGTCCCCCGCTGAGAAGAAGGTAG